The sequence below is a genomic window from bacterium.
GGTAATAATTCCTCGGTTGATGGGCACTATCGACCTGTGCGTTATCCAATTGGAGATAAGCTTGAACTCACTTTTAGCGCAAGTGGATGTATCTATTTTGCAATCGAGGCCTTCGACCTCGAAAGCGAAATCAATCATAACCATTTTGGAATACATGAAATTTCACTTGAGGAAAAAACAGATACTCTATTCCATTTTCTTGCAGACACATTTTCGTATTCTCGCACAAGGCAAATTGGACTAATATATGACTTAGGGCTTCAAGAAGAATTCGAGCTTAAAAGGCCACCTCTTAAGCTGATTCATCCTTTTGGGGCCGATGTTTCTCTTTTAAAAGGCACCTCAGAGGGATTCGGTCTAATCAATATTTCCGATGACACGGTAATATCGAAATTAACACTTGCAGATTTTTGCGGTAATAAAACAGGCTTAAACATCGAGATCAAGCCTTCTCTTCAATATGTATCTACCGAATTATGGGCTTCTGAGGAACATGGTCAACTTATGTTTCACTCTCTTCTTTCCAAGGAAGATACCCTTGGTTTTCGATTTGAGTGTTCGATAGACGATAAACTTTTGCGCGATAGAATTCCCACGGAGGGTATCCCAACGCGACTTAAATCTGAGACTAAATCGGTGAGAATACGAGTTGTTGACTCTCCAAATTGTGTAGCATTATGGAATTCGACCGAAGGAACTAAACCTGAAATCTCATACAAAGTATTTGGTTCAGACAATATTATTCTCCAAGCAGATTTCCATGAACCACCGCCGAGTTTACCGAAAATCGAATTCGCCGAAATGCAAATTTTACCCGAAATGATAAATGATACTTCTTTTACTTTTAGGGTTTTTGATTATCCTTTGGAAGAGGAGGCTTTTTTAACGGTCGGCAGGGAGAAAAATTTATTAAATCCAAGCCTGTTTGTGGTCGAGGATAATCTTGAAACGGTTGTCGGAAATGGGGTGTTAAGATTAAATGTGCCGAAGGGAGGAGTTTTTCACCCATTTATTGCGACGGATAACTTCATCGAGGTCTTTGCTGATTCCGGATTTCAATGCTCTATCGAACCTGCAGGTGTTATGCTCAGATCTAAAGCGTGTATCACGCTTTTAAGCGAAAAGATCGATAATCTGAACGAAAAGACATGTATTATCCAGATTTGGAGGGGCGATACGGTTTTCCTTAGTTCCGAAAGGGATGAAGATAATAATCTATATGCCAAAATTGGGGCATTTGGGACATTTGCTCTTGCCGAGGATACTCTTGCACCATTAATTGAATTCTTACATAAACCAAATGCAAGGTTTAATAATAGACTAATAGCAAAAATCGAGGACGACCTGTCGGGTTTCTCAAATAAGCGCCTTCCACAGAGTTATATTGACGATGTTTGGGTTCCCACTGAATACGATAGCGATAAAAATGAAATTGCTGTCGATATTAAAGGACTAGACCCTGGCAATTATGTATGGAAAGTAATTGCTATCGATGTTGCCGGCAATTCTATTAAGGACGAAATACATTTTAATAAAATATAGGGGGGAAAATGAAATATTTGTTTTTATTCATAATGTTATTGTTGATTTTTATCGCGTGCGAAGCTCCGAAACAATCGCCTCTCGATACTGTAAAGGCAAATTACATGGCAATGCAAAATGAAGATATCGAAGCCTATCTCAAGACGGTTTCCGGGCCTCGAGCCTATGTTGCCGGAACGCTTCTCGTGAAATTCTTCGAGGATTACAATGTCGATTATAACATCGATACTATAGAGTTATTGGGCGAAATTAGCGATGTAGCTCAAGTAAGAA
It includes:
- a CDS encoding M23 family metallopeptidase, with amino-acid sequence MRISRVGIALLFYPLLVLAQASNAEIIWPLNCSPQLTSSFGEFRVGHFHAGLDFRTPDGEGMSIIAPADGDIIRVRNNPWGYGKVIYYQLANGDVYIFAHLSAFDENITQRINEFCIKNRSNTSELWFKKGDFPFKAGDTLAFSGSTGAGSPHLHFEIRNGFDKAFNPGHLGYITKDTLSPRITALWAVPYGNNSSVDGHYRPVRYPIGDKLELTFSASGCIYFAIEAFDLESEINHNHFGIHEISLEEKTDTLFHFLADTFSYSRTRQIGLIYDLGLQEEFELKRPPLKLIHPFGADVSLLKGTSEGFGLINISDDTVISKLTLADFCGNKTGLNIEIKPSLQYVSTELWASEEHGQLMFHSLLSKEDTLGFRFECSIDDKLLRDRIPTEGIPTRLKSETKSVRIRVVDSPNCVALWNSTEGTKPEISYKVFGSDNIILQADFHEPPPSLPKIEFAEMQILPEMINDTSFTFRVFDYPLEEEAFLTVGREKNLLNPSLFVVEDNLETVVGNGVLRLNVPKGGVFHPFIATDNFIEVFADSGFQCSIEPAGVMLRSKACITLLSEKIDNLNEKTCIIQIWRGDTVFLSSERDEDNNLYAKIGAFGTFALAEDTLAPLIEFLHKPNARFNNRLIAKIEDDLSGFSNKRLPQSYIDDVWVPTEYDSDKNEIAVDIKGLDPGNYVWKVIAIDVAGNSIKDEIHFNKI